The following proteins come from a genomic window of Flavobacterium crocinum:
- a CDS encoding DUF5522 domain-containing protein yields the protein MKICSSCESEFSCGDISVEKKCWCNDYPPIFTLSEGGDCLCPTCFKEACEDKIDAYIETINPSNAPKNKAISLPKTNTLIEGIDYYIENGNMVFKTWYHLKRGTCCGNNCRHCPY from the coding sequence ATGAAAATTTGCTCTAGCTGTGAATCTGAGTTCAGCTGTGGAGATATATCTGTAGAAAAAAAATGCTGGTGCAATGACTACCCGCCCATTTTCACTCTTTCTGAAGGAGGAGATTGTCTTTGTCCTACGTGTTTCAAAGAGGCATGTGAAGACAAGATTGATGCCTATATAGAAACCATAAATCCATCAAACGCTCCTAAAAACAAAGCGATTTCTTTACCAAAAACAAACACATTAATTGAAGGCATTGATTACTATATTGAAAATGGAAACATGGTTTTTAAAACCTGGTACCATTTAAAAAGAGGAACCTGCTGTGGAAATAATTGCCGACATTGTCCTTATTAA
- the cobU gene encoding bifunctional adenosylcobinamide kinase/adenosylcobinamide-phosphate guanylyltransferase, giving the protein MIYLITGGERSGKSSYAQNLALTLSNNPIYVATARKWDSDFQNRIDRHQQERDERWTNIEEEKFLSKIDFSEKTALIDCVTLWLTNFFVDTKNDVQLSLEEAKKEFLAVANQENANIIIVTNEIGMGVHAETYIGRKFVELQGWMNQFLASNADEVVLMVSGIPVKIKG; this is encoded by the coding sequence ATGATTTATTTAATTACCGGCGGCGAGCGTTCAGGAAAAAGCAGTTATGCACAAAATTTAGCTTTAACACTTTCTAATAATCCAATATATGTTGCAACAGCCAGAAAATGGGATTCTGATTTTCAAAACCGAATTGACAGACATCAGCAGGAAAGAGACGAACGCTGGACGAACATTGAAGAAGAAAAATTTTTAAGTAAAATCGATTTTTCCGAAAAAACCGCTTTGATTGACTGCGTTACACTTTGGCTAACTAACTTTTTTGTGGATACTAAAAATGATGTTCAGCTAAGTTTGGAAGAAGCCAAAAAAGAATTTCTTGCCGTAGCCAATCAAGAAAATGCTAATATCATTATTGTAACCAATGAAATCGGAATGGGCGTTCATGCTGAAACTTACATTGGAAGAAAATTTGTGGAACTGCAAGGCTGGATGAATCAGTTTCTGGCTTCAAATGCTGATGAAGTTGTTTTGATGGTTTCCGGAATTCCGGTCAAAATAAAAGGTTAA
- the cobT gene encoding nicotinate-nucleotide--dimethylbenzimidazole phosphoribosyltransferase → MSNLDDILKSRRDTRHFTTDEVPDEVIQKALQAGHWAPSVGLTDATRYFLIKSNEVKTSIKKLFLDYNKKAAELTDNEDQKELYNSLKLEAIEEAPIGLIIAYDRSVLNQFTIGTIGSNEAVKFSSVCAAQNIWLSLTEQGYGMGWVSILNYYQFKKILDLPENIEPLGYFCIGKPATNYNNQPMLQQLHWKQKSEAPICKEISEIHKINIPDFELNVKTENDNKIDFHKLLQEKIDSKTKPVGSLGTLETLAFQIATVFETLNPKIEKPTIVVFAADHGIANHGVSDYPQDVTRQMVTNFLDEGAAINVFCKQNNIELSIADAGVNYDFPTNTKLIDCKIAKGTQSFLHVSAMSESEVQLCFEKGKSIVENSAKSGSNCIGFGEMGIGNTSTASVLMSLLTGFPIEECIGKGTGVSDDKLTQKQNILKKAIENYSGQNDLLSQLSYFGGFEILQMAGGMLSAYENKMLILIDGFICTTAFLIASKINPNIKNNAVFCHCSAEKAHIKLLEYLEAKPILNLDLRLGEGTGCAIAFPILKSAEAFLNEMASFESAGISRK, encoded by the coding sequence ATGAGCAATTTAGACGATATATTAAAATCACGCCGTGACACCCGACATTTTACAACCGACGAAGTTCCCGATGAAGTAATTCAGAAAGCTTTGCAGGCTGGTCATTGGGCGCCTTCTGTGGGGTTAACTGATGCGACTAGATATTTTCTCATCAAATCTAATGAAGTTAAAACCTCGATTAAAAAGCTGTTTTTAGATTATAACAAAAAAGCGGCTGAACTTACCGATAACGAGGATCAAAAAGAATTGTATAATTCACTTAAACTCGAAGCTATTGAAGAAGCGCCAATCGGACTTATTATCGCTTACGATCGTTCGGTTTTGAATCAATTTACGATTGGAACAATCGGCAGTAACGAAGCAGTAAAATTCAGTTCCGTTTGTGCAGCACAGAATATCTGGCTTTCGCTAACAGAACAAGGTTACGGCATGGGCTGGGTTTCGATTTTGAATTACTACCAATTTAAAAAAATCCTCGATTTACCTGAAAATATAGAACCGCTGGGTTATTTCTGTATCGGAAAACCAGCTACCAATTACAACAATCAGCCAATGTTACAACAACTGCATTGGAAACAAAAATCAGAAGCTCCAATCTGCAAAGAGATTTCGGAAATTCATAAAATAAACATTCCTGATTTTGAGTTAAACGTAAAAACTGAAAACGATAACAAAATTGATTTCCACAAGCTTTTACAGGAAAAAATAGATTCCAAAACAAAACCTGTTGGTTCACTGGGAACTTTAGAAACCTTAGCTTTTCAAATAGCAACTGTTTTTGAAACTTTAAATCCGAAAATTGAAAAACCTACTATTGTTGTTTTTGCTGCCGATCACGGAATTGCCAATCACGGTGTGAGCGATTATCCACAAGACGTAACACGTCAAATGGTTACTAATTTCCTGGATGAAGGAGCAGCAATAAATGTTTTTTGCAAACAAAATAATATTGAATTGTCTATTGCAGATGCTGGCGTTAATTACGATTTTCCAACCAATACAAAATTAATAGATTGTAAAATCGCTAAAGGAACTCAGTCTTTTCTGCATGTTTCCGCTATGAGTGAATCAGAAGTTCAATTGTGTTTTGAAAAAGGAAAATCGATTGTTGAAAATAGTGCAAAATCAGGTTCAAACTGTATTGGCTTTGGCGAAATGGGAATTGGCAATACCTCAACCGCCTCTGTTTTAATGAGTCTTTTAACTGGTTTTCCGATTGAAGAATGTATCGGAAAGGGAACAGGAGTTTCAGATGATAAATTAACGCAAAAACAAAACATTCTAAAAAAAGCGATCGAAAATTATTCCGGTCAAAACGATTTACTATCACAACTTTCTTATTTCGGTGGCTTTGAAATTCTTCAAATGGCAGGCGGAATGCTTTCGGCTTACGAAAATAAAATGCTGATTCTGATTGATGGTTTCATTTGCACTACAGCTTTTTTAATTGCTTCTAAAATCAATCCGAATATTAAAAATAATGCTGTTTTCTGTCATTGCTCTGCTGAAAAAGCACATATAAAATTACTCGAATATCTTGAAGCAAAACCTATTCTAAATCTTGATTTACGATTGGGAGAAGGAACTGGTTGCGCAATTGCTTTTCCTATTTTAAAATCGGCTGAGGCTTTTTTGAATGAAATGGCTAGTTTTGAGAGCGCCGGAATAAGTAGGAAATAA
- a CDS encoding transposase produces the protein MSFTKIYVHCVWSTKNRFPFLNSVGLREKVWNHIKENALKKDIYLDFISGYSDHCHCLISLGNDQTIQKTIQLLKGESSYWINKNQLTNNKFEWQDEYFAVSVSESIVNKVRDYIKNQEEHHKKKTFQEEYDEFMIKFGFKPT, from the coding sequence ATGTCATTTACTAAGATTTATGTTCATTGCGTTTGGAGCACCAAAAACAGATTTCCGTTTTTAAATTCAGTTGGTCTACGCGAAAAAGTCTGGAATCATATAAAAGAAAATGCCTTAAAAAAAGATATTTATCTAGATTTTATAAGTGGCTATTCTGATCATTGTCATTGTTTAATTTCACTGGGAAATGATCAAACTATTCAGAAAACAATACAATTGTTAAAAGGAGAATCTTCTTACTGGATCAATAAAAACCAATTAACAAATAATAAATTTGAATGGCAGGATGAATATTTTGCTGTTTCCGTTTCGGAATCTATTGTTAATAAAGTTCGAGATTATATTAAAAATCAGGAAGAACATCATAAAAAGAAAACATTTCAGGAAGAATATGATGAGTTTATGATCAAGTTTGGCTTTAAACCGACTTAA
- a CDS encoding adenosylcobinamide-GDP ribazoletransferase, translating to MKKELHIFFTCLMFYTRIPCPKNITHHPDYLNKATRYFPFIGWIVGSISFIIYSLFALFLSTETAVIFALIISVLTTGAFHEDGFADVCDGFGGGWTKEKILMIMKDSAIGAYGAIGLVLLFLLKFKLLSESILLFQIYDGMAVFKIWLLFVSAHSLSRLAAISIIFTHEYSREDASSKSKPIAKQFTWKEVFGSFFFGLIPLLVFSYFDPKVLFAVIPVFITRYFLARYFQKWIDGYTGDCLGATQQVCEVLFYLSLLFLWKFI from the coding sequence ATGAAAAAAGAACTCCATATTTTCTTTACCTGTTTAATGTTTTACACACGCATTCCTTGTCCAAAAAACATTACACATCATCCTGATTATTTAAATAAAGCTACAAGATATTTTCCTTTTATTGGATGGATTGTGGGGAGCATTTCTTTTATCATTTATTCTCTATTTGCTCTGTTTCTTTCTACAGAAACGGCTGTTATTTTTGCACTAATTATTTCTGTTTTAACAACGGGAGCTTTTCATGAAGACGGATTTGCAGATGTCTGCGATGGTTTTGGCGGAGGCTGGACTAAAGAAAAAATCCTGATGATTATGAAAGACAGTGCAATTGGCGCGTATGGCGCAATCGGATTGGTTTTACTTTTTCTACTAAAATTCAAACTGCTTTCAGAATCTATTTTGCTATTTCAAATTTATGATGGCATGGCTGTTTTTAAAATTTGGCTTTTGTTTGTTTCTGCTCATTCCCTGAGTCGGTTGGCTGCAATCAGTATTATTTTCACACATGAATATTCTCGCGAAGATGCTTCTAGCAAAAGCAAACCTATTGCCAAACAATTTACCTGGAAAGAAGTTTTTGGTTCATTCTTTTTTGGATTGATTCCTTTACTTGTGTTTTCTTATTTCGATCCTAAAGTTCTATTTGCAGTTATTCCGGTTTTTATAACCAGATATTTTTTAGCAAGATATTTCCAAAAATGGATAGACGGTTATACAGGAGATTGTCTAGGAGCGACGCAACAAGTTTGTGAAGTTCTCTTTTACTTAAGCCTTTTATTTTTATGGAAATTTATCTAG
- the cobC gene encoding alpha-ribazole phosphatase produces MEIYLVRHTETICEKGICYGQSDVNIAEPFDEIFSKIISELPSKAVIFSSPLKRCVILAKHIQENINTISYQEDQRLMEMNFGEWELKNWNEISPEELNPWMEDFVNIKATNGESFTELHKRVGEFLSEKICKTEHPIIIVTHAGIIRSILCHQSSLPLKEAFQNKVDFGQVIRIEL; encoded by the coding sequence ATGGAAATTTATCTAGTCCGTCATACCGAAACCATTTGTGAGAAAGGAATCTGTTACGGACAATCGGATGTCAATATTGCAGAACCTTTTGATGAAATTTTTTCTAAAATCATTTCCGAATTACCTTCAAAAGCTGTAATTTTTTCAAGTCCGTTAAAACGCTGTGTAATTTTGGCAAAACATATTCAGGAAAACATAAATACAATTTCTTATCAGGAAGATCAACGTTTAATGGAAATGAATTTTGGCGAATGGGAACTAAAGAACTGGAATGAAATTTCGCCCGAGGAACTCAATCCCTGGATGGAAGATTTTGTAAATATAAAAGCCACAAATGGCGAATCTTTTACAGAATTACATAAAAGAGTTGGAGAATTTTTATCTGAAAAAATTTGTAAAACAGAACATCCAATTATTATTGTGACGCATGCAGGAATCATTAGAAGCATTTTATGTCATCAAAGTTCCTTACCTTTAAAAGAAGCATTTCAGAATAAAGTAGATTTTGGACAAGTTATAAGAATCGAATTATAA
- a CDS encoding TonB-dependent receptor plug domain-containing protein, with protein sequence MTIKLRFAFCFLLLCQIVLAQNDSINKLKEVIVSDNNLKNFSNTQSIQRLTDSIISKNQSSLTSLLNYNTVLYFKENGLGMTSAPSFRGTTSQQTVVVWNGINVNSQLLGQADFNTISTRGFNSIDVKAGGGSVVYGSGAIGGTIHLNNDLKFTDTFKNDFQIYYGEFNTLSAIYGITAGTKKWSFDASFTRNSSDNDFKFVGQEVWNKNGQYYNNTLDAAVGYKINDKNSIKFYSEIFDGERHFSLTSPNETKTKYQDYNTRNLLTWSSSFSKFDSNLKLAYISEHYNYFEDINRDGHTSGGVKSFIGKYDLDYTISAKMKISTILDYTRNDGNGSGIGQSIREIGGASLLWKHSLTDKWNYEMSARKEVSDAYKSPVLFSVGSRYDFSDFYKLKFNFSRNFRIPTFNDLYWEGSGNPDLKPESSFQAEIGNEFKYKDFRLTLTAYGMKIKDMIRWLPNSSGNWIPENTDRVTIYGTEALLGWRKSFNKHTFDFNGTYAYTVSLNDKTDKQLFYVPYHKMTGAASYYHKKLSAYYQIMFTGEVFTTSDNNPKYILDAYNVSNIGVDYNFSKKNIFKLGVKAANLWNEKYEALPNRFMPGRNLTIYLNLNY encoded by the coding sequence ATGACTATAAAATTAAGGTTTGCTTTTTGTTTTCTATTGTTGTGCCAGATTGTTTTGGCGCAAAATGATTCTATTAATAAACTGAAAGAAGTAATTGTTTCCGACAATAATCTTAAAAATTTCTCGAATACACAGTCGATTCAACGTTTAACGGATTCTATTATAAGTAAAAATCAATCCTCTTTAACTTCGCTCTTAAATTACAATACGGTATTATATTTTAAAGAAAATGGATTAGGTATGACTTCTGCCCCTTCATTCAGAGGAACAACTTCACAACAAACGGTAGTAGTCTGGAACGGTATAAATGTAAACTCTCAATTATTAGGGCAGGCAGATTTTAATACCATTTCAACAAGAGGTTTTAATTCGATAGATGTAAAAGCCGGCGGAGGAAGTGTTGTGTATGGAAGTGGTGCCATTGGAGGAACAATTCATTTAAATAATGATTTGAAATTTACTGATACATTCAAAAATGATTTTCAAATCTATTATGGAGAGTTTAATACTTTAAGTGCTATTTACGGTATTACAGCAGGAACTAAAAAATGGAGTTTTGATGCAAGTTTTACCAGAAACAGCTCTGATAATGATTTTAAATTTGTAGGTCAAGAAGTATGGAATAAAAATGGCCAATACTACAATAATACTCTTGATGCAGCTGTAGGTTACAAAATCAATGATAAAAACAGCATTAAATTTTACAGCGAAATATTTGATGGCGAAAGGCATTTTTCGCTCACTTCACCAAATGAAACCAAAACCAAATACCAAGATTATAATACTCGAAATTTATTGACTTGGAGCAGTTCCTTTAGCAAATTTGATTCTAATTTAAAACTCGCTTATATTAGTGAACATTATAATTATTTTGAAGATATTAATAGAGACGGACATACTTCTGGAGGTGTAAAAAGCTTTATAGGAAAGTATGATCTAGATTACACAATATCTGCTAAAATGAAAATAAGCACCATTTTAGATTACACCAGAAATGATGGAAATGGTTCTGGAATTGGCCAAAGCATACGTGAAATTGGAGGTGCAAGTCTTTTGTGGAAACATTCGCTTACAGATAAATGGAATTATGAAATGAGTGCTCGAAAAGAGGTTTCAGATGCTTACAAAAGTCCCGTCCTTTTTTCGGTTGGTTCGCGATATGATTTTTCAGATTTCTATAAGCTTAAATTTAATTTTTCTAGAAACTTCAGAATTCCAACATTTAATGATTTGTATTGGGAAGGAAGCGGCAATCCTGATTTAAAACCGGAAAGTTCTTTTCAGGCAGAAATAGGCAATGAATTTAAATACAAAGATTTCCGACTTACTCTTACAGCGTACGGAATGAAAATTAAGGATATGATTCGATGGCTGCCCAATAGTTCAGGAAATTGGATACCAGAAAACACAGACAGAGTCACTATCTATGGTACCGAAGCACTTTTGGGATGGAGAAAAAGCTTTAACAAACATACATTTGATTTTAATGGAACTTATGCTTATACCGTTTCATTAAATGATAAAACAGACAAGCAGCTTTTTTATGTTCCCTATCATAAAATGACAGGTGCAGCATCTTATTACCACAAAAAACTTTCTGCCTATTATCAAATTATGTTTACGGGAGAAGTTTTTACAACATCAGACAATAATCCAAAATATATACTTGACGCTTACAATGTTTCTAACATAGGAGTTGACTATAACTTTAGCAAAAAAAATATTTTCAAACTGGGAGTCAAAGCCGCTAATCTTTGGAATGAAAAGTATGAAGCGCTTCCTAACCGCTTTATGCCAGGACGAAATTTAACCATTTATTTAAACCTTAATTATTAA
- a CDS encoding YncE family protein has protein sequence MKLKNLYLGIIASAFLFASCSSDNDDNNDVPLGAYDNGVLILNEGNFKSVNASVSYLSNDLATFQNDIFKVVNPTVVLGDVAQSLSFSNDKAFIVVNNSNEVEVVNRYTLKSLGTITEKLENPRYSVVLNDKLYVTNAISKAVTVYDAKTYAYLNSISIGKTSEKIVTANGKLYVTNAAYGSGSEVTVINPSTNAVTTTLTLENGINSIEANNGTVYVLAGNSTKSKLFKINTSTDTATSIESTTVKGALNMDIDGDKIYYTQGLGVYAMNLSATTFSEKALFSVTDNDWSTFYGFGVIDGKIYSGAANEFTADGTVTVYSSTGAVLKTVTAGLGPNGFYSNN, from the coding sequence ATGAAACTAAAAAATCTTTATTTAGGAATTATAGCATCTGCTTTTCTGTTTGCATCTTGTAGCAGTGATAATGATGATAATAATGATGTTCCATTAGGTGCATATGACAACGGCGTACTTATTTTGAATGAAGGAAACTTTAAATCTGTTAATGCTTCTGTATCTTACCTTTCAAATGACTTAGCTACTTTTCAAAATGATATTTTTAAAGTAGTTAATCCAACTGTTGTGTTGGGGGATGTAGCACAATCTCTAAGCTTCAGCAATGACAAAGCCTTTATTGTGGTAAACAATTCTAATGAAGTAGAGGTAGTGAACCGTTACACGCTTAAAAGTCTTGGAACGATTACTGAAAAACTTGAAAATCCGCGTTACAGTGTTGTTTTAAATGACAAATTGTATGTAACAAATGCAATTTCTAAAGCGGTAACTGTTTATGACGCTAAAACTTATGCATACTTAAATTCAATTTCAATTGGCAAAACTTCTGAAAAAATTGTAACTGCAAACGGAAAATTATATGTTACAAACGCTGCTTATGGAAGCGGAAGTGAAGTAACAGTTATCAATCCGTCTACTAATGCGGTAACTACAACTCTTACTCTTGAAAATGGAATTAATTCTATTGAAGCAAATAATGGAACTGTTTATGTATTAGCAGGAAATAGTACAAAAAGTAAATTATTCAAAATTAATACATCTACCGATACTGCAACATCTATAGAATCGACTACTGTAAAAGGAGCTTTGAATATGGATATTGATGGAGACAAAATCTATTATACTCAAGGTTTAGGAGTTTATGCAATGAATTTATCTGCTACAACTTTTTCAGAAAAAGCTTTGTTTTCTGTAACAGACAACGACTGGTCAACTTTTTATGGTTTTGGTGTTATTGATGGAAAAATTTATTCAGGAGCCGCTAACGAATTTACTGCAGACGGAACTGTTACCGTATATTCTTCAACGGGTGCAGTGCTAAAAACAGTAACTGCTGGTCTAGGACCAAACGGTTTCTACTCTAATAATTAG
- a CDS encoding S41 family peptidase, protein MKTPLKSILFLFLFAFSLQSCQDNDDVAAPADVQINSFVWRGLNEVYLWQADVPNLADNRFASENDFNSFLRGYSKPEDLFEDLLYKPESKYPNGDAVDRFSWIVDDYTVLEQELSGITKNNGVDFRLSLVASGSNDVVGYVRYIIPNSDASTKAIKRGDLFTSVNGTKLTVSNYQALLLNQDSYTLNLADYNGSTFVLNGKSVALTKTVLEENPIFINKVITSGSHKIGYLMYNGFYDEYDDKLNQAFGELKAQGATDLVLDLRYNGGGAISSAAKLASMITGQFDTQIFSKMTFNAKQMAGMSAADLEDLNVRFVQNLNSLNMTTVYVITTASTASASELIINGLKPYINVVQIGETTTGKNVGSFTVYDSETLTKKNVNPNHKYAMQPLVLKITNSVNFGDYTQGLQPTYQKYESVSTYGVLGDASEPLLNLAISKITGTTSKTIQTTSEPDRPYFTDSKIINGLNHGMYLKTAPKGF, encoded by the coding sequence ATGAAAACACCTTTAAAAAGTATTCTTTTTCTTTTTTTATTCGCCTTTTCTTTGCAGTCTTGCCAGGATAATGACGATGTTGCAGCTCCGGCAGATGTGCAGATTAATAGTTTTGTCTGGAGAGGATTAAATGAAGTTTATCTATGGCAGGCAGATGTGCCTAATCTTGCAGATAATCGTTTTGCAAGTGAGAATGATTTCAATTCTTTTCTGAGAGGTTATTCGAAACCGGAAGATTTGTTTGAGGACTTGTTGTACAAACCGGAAAGCAAATATCCTAACGGAGATGCTGTTGACCGTTTTAGCTGGATTGTTGATGATTATACAGTTCTAGAACAGGAATTAAGTGGTATTACAAAAAATAACGGAGTTGATTTTAGACTAAGCCTTGTTGCTTCTGGGTCAAACGATGTTGTTGGTTATGTTCGTTATATTATTCCAAATTCTGATGCTTCTACAAAAGCGATTAAACGTGGTGATTTATTTACCAGTGTAAACGGAACGAAATTGACGGTTTCTAATTATCAGGCATTATTGTTAAATCAGGATAGTTATACTTTAAATCTTGCTGATTATAACGGAAGCACTTTTGTTTTGAATGGAAAATCGGTTGCTTTAACGAAAACGGTTTTAGAGGAAAATCCAATTTTTATCAATAAAGTGATTACTTCCGGAAGTCATAAAATTGGTTATTTGATGTACAATGGATTCTATGATGAGTATGACGATAAATTAAATCAGGCTTTTGGGGAATTAAAAGCACAAGGAGCAACAGATTTAGTGCTGGATCTTCGTTATAACGGAGGAGGAGCTATCTCATCTGCAGCTAAACTGGCTAGTATGATTACGGGGCAGTTTGATACGCAGATTTTTTCTAAAATGACTTTCAATGCTAAACAAATGGCAGGAATGTCTGCTGCAGATCTGGAAGATTTAAATGTACGATTTGTTCAAAATTTAAACAGTTTAAATATGACTACTGTTTATGTAATAACAACTGCAAGTACAGCATCTGCCAGTGAATTAATCATTAACGGATTGAAACCTTATATTAATGTAGTTCAGATTGGTGAAACTACAACAGGTAAAAATGTTGGTTCGTTTACTGTTTACGATTCGGAAACTCTAACGAAAAAGAATGTTAATCCAAATCATAAATATGCGATGCAGCCTTTGGTTTTAAAAATTACCAATTCTGTTAATTTCGGAGATTATACACAAGGTTTACAACCAACTTACCAAAAGTATGAAAGTGTAAGTACTTATGGAGTTTTAGGTGATGCATCTGAGCCACTATTGAATCTTGCCATTTCTAAAATTACCGGAACGACGTCTAAAACAATTCAGACAACTTCAGAACCGGATCGTCCATATTTTACAGATTCTAAAATCATAAACGGATTGAACCATGGTATGTATCTTAAAACTGCACCAAAAGGGTTTTAA
- a CDS encoding RNA polymerase sigma factor, translated as MNQVVFIELINPFKDKVFRLAKRLLTSTEEAEDATQEVMVKLWNKKENLESYNSVEALAMTMTKNYCLDQLKSKRASNLQIVHNNFTDREPRLDKKIEDEDTLEWVEKIINDMPEQLQLLIQLRDIEQYEFEEIAKIVNMNETAIRVALSRARKKIRESMINTHLYGTK; from the coding sequence ATGAACCAAGTTGTATTTATAGAATTAATAAATCCTTTTAAAGACAAAGTTTTTCGTCTGGCAAAAAGATTGCTTACCAGCACTGAAGAAGCTGAAGATGCGACTCAGGAGGTAATGGTTAAATTATGGAACAAAAAAGAAAATCTGGAAAGCTACAATAGTGTCGAAGCCCTCGCCATGACCATGACTAAAAATTATTGTCTCGATCAACTGAAATCAAAAAGAGCCAGTAATCTTCAAATTGTTCACAATAATTTTACCGATCGCGAACCAAGATTAGACAAAAAAATAGAAGATGAAGACACTTTAGAATGGGTTGAAAAAATTATAAACGACATGCCGGAACAATTACAGCTATTAATTCAGCTTCGGGATATTGAACAATATGAATTTGAGGAAATAGCCAAAATCGTCAATATGAACGAAACGGCGATACGGGTTGCACTTTCGAGAGCAAGAAAAAAAATTAGAGAATCAATGATTAATACACACCTTTATGGAACTAAATAA
- a CDS encoding DUF4252 domain-containing protein, translated as MKNFIITLVFAFVTNVFYAQGAFDKFDGQDDVTSVIVNKKMFDLMSKVKVDASDKETQQYISLIKKLDYLKVFTTKNPKIEADMKASADKYIKTAGLEELMRVNDSGKNVKIMVKSGATDTQIKELLMFVDGAKNDETVLLSLTGNFDLNEISVLTDKMQLPGGSDLKKASKNKK; from the coding sequence ATGAAAAATTTCATTATAACACTAGTTTTCGCATTCGTTACAAACGTTTTTTATGCACAAGGTGCTTTTGACAAATTTGATGGTCAGGACGATGTAACTTCTGTAATTGTAAACAAAAAAATGTTCGATTTAATGAGTAAGGTAAAAGTTGATGCTTCTGATAAAGAAACACAACAGTACATTTCACTAATTAAAAAACTGGATTACCTAAAAGTATTTACAACCAAAAATCCAAAAATAGAAGCCGACATGAAAGCTTCTGCAGATAAATACATCAAAACTGCCGGTCTCGAAGAATTAATGAGAGTAAATGACAGCGGTAAAAATGTAAAAATAATGGTAAAATCAGGTGCAACCGATACACAAATTAAAGAATTATTGATGTTTGTTGATGGTGCAAAAAATGACGAAACTGTTCTATTGTCTCTTACCGGTAATTTTGACCTGAACGAAATCTCAGTATTAACAGATAAAATGCAACTTCCGGGAGGTTCTGACCTAAAGAAAGCTTCTAAAAATAAAAAGTAA